A single genomic interval of Candidatus Macondimonas diazotrophica harbors:
- the nadD gene encoding nicotinate-nucleotide adenylyltransferase codes for MMAPIGLLGGTFDPVHLGHMRIALEVMEALAFQEVRFIPAASPPHRSDPALDAHARVRLLRAAIADQPGFTLDLRELERPGPSYMVDTLIDLRGEVGTEQPLCLILGMDAFSLLPSWHRWEALAELTHVVVASRPGGAQRPEGAWWRGSVFMNPEQLQATPAGGVYFHRVTALEISATRLRQLINQGQSPRYLVPDAVWRMIDEEHWYQFHG; via the coding sequence ATGATGGCACCGATCGGTCTTCTGGGTGGAACATTCGATCCGGTTCACTTGGGGCATATGCGCATTGCGCTGGAGGTCATGGAGGCACTGGCTTTCCAGGAGGTGCGTTTCATTCCAGCGGCGAGCCCGCCGCATCGCTCCGATCCGGCACTCGACGCGCATGCGCGCGTACGCTTGCTGCGAGCAGCGATCGCCGATCAGCCAGGATTCACGCTCGACCTCCGGGAGCTGGAGCGGCCCGGGCCTTCCTATATGGTGGATACGTTGATCGACCTGCGCGGGGAGGTGGGCACCGAACAGCCTTTGTGTCTCATTCTGGGAATGGATGCGTTTTCGCTCTTGCCTTCATGGCACCGTTGGGAAGCGTTGGCCGAGCTGACCCACGTGGTGGTCGCGAGTCGCCCGGGTGGTGCCCAGCGGCCGGAAGGCGCCTGGTGGCGCGGCAGCGTCTTCATGAATCCGGAACAACTGCAAGCCACGCCGGCCGGGGGCGTTTATTTTCATCGCGTGACGGCCTTGGAGATTTCCGCTACCCGGTTGCGGCAACTCATCAACCAGGGACAGAGTCCGCGCTACCTCGTCCCCGACGCAGTATGGCGCATGATCGACGAGGAACATTGGTATCAATTTCATGGATAG
- the rsfS gene encoding ribosome silencing factor: MDSEQLQTLTIDALDEIKAVDVVALDVRRLTSIADSIVIASGTSQRHVQSLADNVLQRAREAGIRPLGVEGEQTGDWVLVDLGDVIVHVMRPEVRDFYNLEKLWDVAPRSASVEG, encoded by the coding sequence ATGGATAGTGAGCAACTTCAAACCCTGACGATCGATGCGCTGGACGAAATCAAAGCCGTCGATGTGGTGGCGCTGGATGTGCGCCGATTGACCAGCATTGCCGACAGCATCGTCATTGCCAGCGGCACGTCCCAGCGGCATGTCCAATCGCTGGCCGACAATGTATTGCAGCGGGCCCGTGAGGCGGGAATCCGCCCGCTGGGTGTGGAGGGCGAGCAGACCGGGGACTGGGTGCTGGTCGACCTCGGCGATGTCATCGTGCATGTCATGCGGCCGGAAGTGCGGGATTTTTACAATCTCGAAAAGCTCTGGGATGTCGCGCCTCGTTCCGCGTCGGTCGAGGGTTGA
- the rlmH gene encoding 23S rRNA (pseudouridine(1915)-N(3))-methyltransferase RlmH, producing the protein MQLRLIAVGPRQPEWVNTAFCEYSRRFPGECRLELTELALGPRGKGRDPQHALAVESERMIKAIPSHAWVVALDERGTAWTSRELARRLEGWMNSGQDVALLMGGPDGLSAACKAHAREQWSLSALTLPHGLARVVVAEALYRAHSLLKGHPYHRD; encoded by the coding sequence GTGCAGTTGCGTCTGATCGCCGTGGGCCCGCGTCAGCCCGAGTGGGTCAACACGGCCTTTTGCGAATATAGTCGGCGCTTCCCTGGGGAGTGCCGGCTCGAACTCACCGAACTGGCGTTGGGGCCACGGGGCAAGGGGCGCGATCCTCAGCACGCCTTGGCCGTCGAATCGGAACGGATGATCAAGGCCATTCCGTCGCACGCCTGGGTCGTCGCGCTCGATGAACGGGGCACGGCGTGGACCAGTCGCGAATTGGCGAGACGCCTCGAGGGCTGGATGAATTCCGGCCAGGACGTCGCGCTGTTGATGGGTGGCCCGGACGGCCTTTCAGCGGCTTGCAAAGCGCACGCGCGCGAACAATGGTCGCTCTCGGCACTCACTTTGCCACATGGCTTGGCCCGGGTCGTCGTCGCTGAGGCGCTTTATCGGGCGCACAGCCTATTGAAGGGTCATCCCTACCACCGCGACTGA
- a CDS encoding Maf family protein, with protein MSTDDPASMNQPHLYLASTSPRRRDLLALLRVSYQCVRISVDETAKAGEMPLAYVRRLALAKAHAGCRQPGVGTLPVLGADTAVVLGRRIFGKPADREDGLAMLAALSGREHRVLTAVAVVRQDQARVVVSESRVTMAEMSPAERAAYWDTGEPADKAGGYAVQGLGAVFISRIRGSHSGIMGLPLRETALLLQSFSVPVFPWVHPLEVGAKTATSR; from the coding sequence GTGTCAACGGATGACCCGGCCAGCATGAACCAGCCTCATCTCTACCTCGCGTCGACATCACCGCGGCGACGGGACCTTTTGGCCTTATTGCGAGTCTCCTACCAATGCGTCCGTATTTCAGTCGATGAAACGGCCAAGGCCGGGGAAATGCCCTTGGCCTATGTTCGGCGGTTGGCGCTGGCCAAGGCACACGCCGGTTGTCGCCAGCCCGGTGTAGGGACGTTGCCGGTTCTGGGCGCGGATACCGCAGTTGTGCTGGGTCGGCGGATCTTCGGGAAACCTGCCGATCGCGAAGACGGACTCGCCATGTTGGCAGCCTTATCGGGTCGCGAACACCGGGTTCTGACAGCCGTGGCCGTGGTGCGTCAAGATCAGGCCCGGGTAGTGGTGAGCGAGAGCCGCGTCACCATGGCCGAGATGAGCCCGGCCGAACGCGCGGCTTACTGGGACACCGGAGAGCCAGCTGACAAGGCAGGTGGTTACGCCGTTCAGGGGTTGGGCGCGGTATTCATCAGCCGGATTCGGGGCAGTCACTCCGGCATCATGGGATTGCCCTTGCGGGAAACAGCCCTCTTGCTGCAGTCCTTCTCTGTACCGGTTTTTCCTTGGGTCCATCCGCTTGAGGTTGGCGCCAAAACGGCAACAAGTCGATGA
- the rng gene encoding ribonuclease G gives MNEEILINVTPEETRVALLENGVLQEILIERATHLGIVGSLYKGRVLRVLPGMQAAFVDIGLERSAFLHVADMREARLGGSESADLETDGEGPQVTGKLEKIESLLQEGSEILVQVIKDALGSKGARLSTQISIPSRFLVFLPGLDHIGVSARIEDEAERRRLRALVTQLRDQGLPGGYIVRTAGEGTSNEAIARDMAMLHRIWRAIGQRMTDTPAGQRIHDDLPLALRTLRDLGGTQVERVRIDSPEMYEQALRFAETFFPDHNVEINLYASERPIFDLYAVEDEIQRALERKVPLKSGGYLVIDQTESMTTIDVNTGGYVGYRNLEETIFRTNLDATQAIARQLRLRNLGGIIIIDFIDMEDPEHRIQVVRALEKCLERDPARTKISAVSPLGLVEMTRKRIRESLGHILCDPCPMCNGRGYVKSIETVCFEILREVQRAARQCDTRDLLVLASDAVIDRLLEDKTVHLAELEQHVGRPIRLQRQSVYHNEQFDVVML, from the coding sequence ATGAACGAAGAGATTCTCATCAATGTCACGCCGGAGGAAACCCGCGTCGCCCTGCTGGAGAACGGTGTACTGCAGGAAATCCTGATCGAACGGGCCACACATCTGGGTATCGTGGGGAGCCTTTACAAGGGCCGGGTGCTGCGGGTGTTGCCAGGCATGCAGGCGGCTTTCGTCGATATCGGACTGGAGCGCAGCGCGTTTTTGCACGTGGCCGACATGCGTGAGGCGCGACTGGGTGGTTCTGAATCGGCGGATCTCGAAACCGACGGTGAAGGCCCGCAGGTTACCGGGAAACTGGAAAAAATCGAGTCTTTGTTGCAAGAAGGCAGCGAGATTTTGGTGCAGGTGATCAAGGATGCGCTGGGTAGCAAGGGCGCGCGCTTGTCGACGCAGATTAGCATTCCGTCACGTTTTCTGGTGTTTCTGCCGGGACTGGACCACATCGGCGTATCGGCGCGGATTGAGGATGAGGCGGAACGTCGGCGTTTGCGCGCCTTGGTCACCCAACTGCGAGACCAGGGACTGCCCGGGGGCTACATCGTGCGCACGGCAGGTGAAGGGACGAGCAACGAAGCCATTGCACGCGACATGGCGATGCTTCACCGCATCTGGCGGGCCATTGGGCAGCGCATGACGGATACCCCCGCGGGTCAGCGTATCCATGACGACCTGCCGTTGGCGTTGCGGACCTTGCGCGACCTGGGCGGTACGCAGGTGGAGCGGGTGCGAATCGATTCGCCTGAAATGTACGAACAGGCCCTGCGTTTCGCCGAAACGTTCTTTCCCGACCACAACGTCGAAATCAACCTTTACGCCAGTGAACGCCCCATCTTCGATCTCTATGCCGTAGAGGATGAAATTCAACGTGCGCTGGAACGCAAGGTGCCTCTGAAATCCGGGGGTTACTTGGTGATCGACCAGACCGAGTCGATGACGACGATCGATGTGAACACCGGCGGGTATGTGGGCTATCGCAATCTCGAGGAAACGATTTTCCGTACCAACCTGGATGCGACTCAGGCGATCGCCCGGCAGCTCCGGCTCCGCAATCTGGGCGGAATCATCATCATCGATTTCATCGATATGGAGGATCCCGAGCATCGGATCCAGGTGGTGCGGGCGCTGGAAAAGTGTCTGGAGCGCGATCCGGCACGCACCAAGATCTCAGCGGTCTCGCCGCTTGGTCTGGTTGAAATGACGCGCAAGCGGATTCGGGAGAGCCTCGGCCACATTCTGTGCGACCCTTGTCCCATGTGCAATGGACGAGGCTACGTCAAGTCGATCGAAACCGTCTGTTTCGAGATCCTGCGGGAGGTGCAGCGCGCTGCGCGGCAATGCGATACGCGCGATTTGCTGGTGCTCGCTTCCGATGCTGTGATCGACCGCCTGCTTGAAGACAAGACTGTCCATCTGGCCGAACTCGAGCAGCACGTGGGGCGGCCCATTCGCTTGCAGCGGCAGAGTGTGTACCACAACGAACAGTTCGATGTGGTGATGCTCTAG